In the Haloferula helveola genome, one interval contains:
- a CDS encoding amino acid adenylation domain-containing protein — MKTRVPNPEAAAETAAPGAVDRYPLAPGQREILLLGEFGDGADTAFNEALRIELPEPVDVVLLTAAFDEFSRRHPILRSTLDIHSGEQQVHPDPTIRIEEIRLSPGDDLETTVDRLADQPIDLANGPPARIHLIHTGPSSATLLTVTHHAVCDGWSSGILIRELGRIYRALSEGRHPKLPPAAPYREFVEYEKQVRQGKRADEVRAFWQSRLSNPPAPLDLPPSLPGFPTASFSAESLRRPLDAGLVRKLRQVSKSESRSLFGDQLGVWAILLSRITGQTDFLTAIPQAGHLAMGATSLVGQCVRTLPIRLKVNPDVSTGEFLESVTAEIDAVMAHADTSLSELASQFDLPRCRDFPAFVTTTFSLLPRTPDLSLGGSSPAEVRVHPRRYWANELGAWVIRDGSQFHLEWLFNRQRHDRKIIEGWMDAYIRLLEAITENPGTAISQLPLLSDDRRAIQKDFSESPHPYRRDATIDGLFTEVAKTHADKVALRGEAADSTYADLDRRATSIAAHLQRRGISPGKTVAVHLPRSPERITTYLAILRCGATVMPLDQASPGERLKALIEDANAFAVVSGEAALEQALGIPVIPPAPAGSDFKAPGHLATDPAFLLYTSGSTGTPKGVVIPHRAIVRLALASGDLATEIDDVFLNFAPASFDASLFEIWSPLLNGATVVIPAPGTGLQGIADAIRDRGVNTLWLTAGLFQTMVDEHLGDLAPLRRLLTGGDVVSPTHAARVLEAHPSLRLVNGYGPTECTTFATTHPITEDDCRNGAIPIGVPVANTTVEIADANGQPLPLGSRGEIVIGGDAVSLGYHGRDDGAPFFIEDGKRCYRTGDIGRKDGSGILHFEGRDDRQIKVRGYRIEPAEVEAVIARFAGVKQVRVASREGSLAAWIATENPESFDARALRDSLSKTLPDWMCPPIISALSALPLDRNGKITTDGLRVSSPSTSGSPPEGPDESKLATIWMELLEMPSIGRDANFFELGGDSLTGLRLFSRIDRDFGVTLPLATLVQHPTVRSLARAIDCARTDPDPQATPGVFVELRKGSPTLFCIHGGDGAVMFYRPLLGNLPEEVGITAIESRELGRNEAVAVGTIEETADAYLRKIRIAQPHGPYALAGYSFGGVVAWEMACRLIEEGEEVELLGLFDTHNPAFPLRAMPLRRRIHTFWDQREDEPLPKRLFALGQRTVDGLRTHFRVKRELAAAAVGPAPAHSDLRRVQVREAHYQAMIAYRPRPFPGKVTLFKAMEGSDKYELPADYHWADLALGGFEIVPVPGRHDTLFEAKHIPAISRAIAEHFPVR; from the coding sequence ATGAAAACCCGTGTCCCGAATCCCGAAGCCGCCGCCGAAACCGCGGCGCCCGGAGCCGTGGACCGATACCCATTGGCGCCCGGGCAGCGCGAGATCCTGCTGCTCGGCGAGTTCGGTGACGGCGCGGATACCGCCTTTAACGAAGCGCTTCGAATCGAACTGCCGGAGCCCGTCGACGTCGTGCTACTCACCGCGGCCTTTGACGAGTTCTCCAGACGTCACCCGATCCTGCGCAGCACGCTGGACATCCACTCGGGCGAGCAGCAAGTCCACCCGGACCCCACCATCCGGATCGAGGAGATCCGACTCAGTCCGGGAGATGATCTTGAAACAACAGTCGACCGCCTTGCCGACCAACCGATCGACCTCGCCAATGGTCCTCCGGCCCGCATCCACCTGATCCATACCGGACCTTCTTCGGCGACGCTCCTAACCGTCACCCACCACGCGGTTTGCGACGGTTGGTCGTCTGGCATCCTGATCCGGGAGCTCGGTCGAATCTACCGGGCGTTGTCCGAAGGCCGGCACCCGAAGCTCCCGCCAGCCGCGCCCTACCGCGAGTTCGTCGAATACGAGAAACAGGTCCGGCAGGGTAAACGCGCCGATGAAGTCCGAGCATTCTGGCAATCCCGGCTCAGCAATCCGCCGGCGCCACTCGATCTCCCGCCGTCACTCCCCGGCTTCCCGACCGCCAGCTTCTCAGCCGAGTCGCTCCGTCGCCCCCTCGACGCCGGTCTGGTGCGAAAGCTACGACAGGTCTCCAAGTCCGAGAGTCGGTCGTTGTTCGGCGACCAGCTCGGCGTGTGGGCCATCCTGCTTTCCCGAATCACCGGACAGACCGACTTCCTGACCGCGATTCCCCAAGCCGGTCATCTCGCGATGGGTGCCACCTCCTTGGTCGGACAGTGTGTCCGAACGCTCCCCATCAGGCTCAAGGTCAACCCGGACGTGTCGACCGGCGAGTTCCTCGAGTCGGTCACCGCCGAAATCGATGCGGTCATGGCCCACGCCGACACCAGCCTTTCGGAACTCGCGAGCCAGTTCGATCTGCCACGCTGCAGGGACTTCCCGGCCTTCGTCACGACCACCTTCAGCCTGTTACCCCGAACGCCCGACCTCAGCCTCGGCGGCTCTTCGCCTGCAGAGGTGCGCGTCCATCCCCGTCGCTACTGGGCCAACGAACTCGGTGCCTGGGTCATCCGGGACGGCTCACAGTTTCACCTCGAATGGCTTTTCAACCGCCAGCGCCACGACAGGAAGATCATCGAAGGTTGGATGGATGCCTACATTCGGCTGCTGGAAGCCATCACGGAGAATCCGGGAACGGCCATCAGCCAGCTGCCACTTCTCTCGGACGATCGGCGGGCGATACAGAAGGACTTTTCCGAGTCTCCTCACCCCTATCGCCGTGATGCGACCATCGACGGTTTGTTCACCGAGGTCGCGAAGACCCATGCGGACAAAGTCGCATTACGAGGAGAGGCAGCGGACAGCACCTACGCCGACCTCGACCGCAGGGCGACGTCGATCGCCGCGCACCTCCAGCGGCGCGGCATCAGCCCCGGAAAAACGGTGGCCGTTCACCTCCCTCGAAGTCCGGAACGCATTACTACCTACCTCGCCATCCTCCGGTGCGGGGCAACCGTCATGCCGCTGGATCAGGCCAGCCCGGGAGAGCGACTGAAGGCCCTCATTGAAGACGCCAATGCGTTTGCGGTGGTGTCAGGCGAAGCCGCATTGGAACAAGCACTCGGTATCCCGGTCATTCCACCGGCACCCGCGGGATCCGATTTCAAGGCGCCCGGACACCTCGCCACCGACCCCGCCTTTCTGCTCTACACCTCGGGATCGACCGGCACTCCGAAAGGTGTCGTCATTCCGCATCGGGCCATCGTCCGGCTGGCGCTTGCCTCCGGTGATCTCGCGACGGAAATCGATGACGTCTTTCTCAACTTCGCGCCGGCCTCATTCGACGCGTCGCTGTTCGAGATCTGGAGCCCCTTGCTGAACGGAGCGACCGTGGTGATACCCGCTCCGGGGACCGGACTGCAGGGTATCGCCGATGCGATTCGCGACCGGGGCGTGAACACCCTGTGGCTGACCGCCGGTCTGTTCCAGACGATGGTCGATGAGCATCTCGGAGATCTCGCCCCGTTGCGCCGGTTGCTGACCGGAGGCGATGTGGTATCGCCGACCCACGCCGCACGCGTGCTGGAAGCACACCCTTCGCTGCGTCTCGTCAATGGCTACGGACCGACCGAGTGCACGACCTTTGCGACCACCCACCCGATCACTGAAGACGACTGCCGGAATGGGGCCATTCCGATTGGCGTTCCGGTTGCGAATACGACGGTCGAAATTGCCGACGCAAACGGACAACCCCTGCCCCTTGGCTCCCGTGGCGAAATCGTCATCGGCGGTGATGCGGTCTCGCTCGGCTACCACGGCAGGGACGACGGCGCACCTTTCTTCATCGAAGACGGCAAGCGTTGCTACCGAACAGGCGATATCGGCAGAAAAGATGGGTCAGGCATCCTTCACTTCGAGGGTCGTGACGACCGTCAGATCAAGGTTCGGGGTTACCGGATCGAACCTGCCGAAGTGGAAGCGGTCATCGCAAGATTCGCGGGGGTGAAGCAGGTGCGGGTCGCCTCCCGCGAAGGATCTCTTGCAGCGTGGATCGCTACTGAGAACCCGGAGTCCTTCGACGCCCGAGCGTTGAGAGACTCGCTCTCCAAGACCCTTCCAGACTGGATGTGTCCCCCGATCATCTCCGCCCTCAGCGCCCTGCCGTTGGATCGCAATGGCAAGATCACCACCGACGGGCTTCGGGTTTCATCGCCGTCAACCTCGGGCAGTCCGCCTGAAGGCCCCGACGAATCCAAGCTGGCCACGATCTGGATGGAGTTGCTTGAGATGCCCTCGATCGGCCGGGATGCCAACTTCTTCGAGCTCGGAGGCGACTCGCTCACAGGTTTGCGGCTTTTCTCGCGCATCGACCGCGACTTCGGCGTGACCCTGCCACTCGCGACATTGGTCCAGCACCCGACGGTCCGCTCGCTGGCACGCGCCATCGACTGCGCCCGCACCGACCCCGACCCCCAAGCGACACCGGGAGTCTTCGTCGAACTGCGAAAAGGATCGCCCACCTTGTTCTGCATCCATGGTGGAGACGGTGCGGTGATGTTCTACCGCCCCCTGCTCGGCAACTTGCCGGAAGAGGTCGGCATCACCGCAATCGAGTCGCGCGAACTCGGACGCAACGAGGCCGTTGCCGTCGGAACGATTGAGGAAACGGCGGACGCCTACCTTCGCAAGATCCGCATCGCGCAGCCTCATGGACCCTATGCCCTCGCCGGCTATTCGTTCGGCGGAGTCGTCGCTTGGGAAATGGCCTGCCGCTTGATCGAGGAAGGCGAGGAGGTTGAACTTCTCGGACTTTTCGACACCCACAACCCGGCGTTCCCGCTTCGTGCGATGCCACTGAGGAGGCGGATCCACACGTTCTGGGACCAGCGCGAAGACGAACCTCTGCCGAAGCGCCTGTTCGCCCTCGGTCAGCGGACCGTCGACGGACTCCGCACCCACTTCAGGGTGAAGCGGGAGCTGGCCGCTGCCGCGGTCGGCCCTGCCCCTGCCCACTCCGACCTCCGCCGGGTTCAGGTGCGCGAGGCCCACTATCAGGCGATGATCGCCTACCGGCCGAGGCCGTTCCCGGGCAAAGTCACCTTGTTCAAAGCGATGGAAGGCAGCGACAAATACGAACTG